From the genome of Drosophila melanogaster chromosome 2L, one region includes:
- the CG10019 gene encoding uncharacterized protein, isoform D, whose amino-acid sequence MVIQCTCDCNCSDSRDNRSVISCLLPGRSQPYKLGSSFGGDDMEQRIPYYRRLSNTSSALYGSCPQLLPSSSSTNNRHSWLRIPKNPQENPSENPSENPRQYSSLVRPKQRSPVLCNKCALXRRYNLSCEHPKQTAGHPGSGNTDQTAQTKPDKDSTNQRYLCYECRFNNQPLAWWVSCPRLSYLPAEQTKMQSTTTPTRHCHGGVGTQTTLPQTTSTPPTLPRFPSKRHCDNFGSYATLPTIEHQMTMPMMPHCSRHGGGGGGGVVGVGGLGGAVGSGMPSVMPAPPPPRYANPNINGCCYMYNPMPPAHQSHHQHDHHHAQQHHPVAQHQHHPHQYGPQYCLCDNWYHQPPPTQQQQHHHQQRAKNLMANGGCYFGYEANHHPSLHATTPHPSHITDEEDSAFPGLADREFHLLHRNIPALRRTGVDTTRIRQYFYPDGGWGWIICGVSFLVHILTTGLQLSYGLLWFYAVQYLHNTSGIELLGALSWSVSMVATSFVVSLCRKRSIRLLSIVGGLVMPLGILFTSFATEFGQVVFSYGIVFGVGVAMVREASTVMLGNYFKRRRQFVEMVAMSGEGVGIALFSVILKEGVGKAGWRLGLQIVAALTALSFFMGLMYRPASLYHPQRRAIQHLKNQRKKMREKKPILSQDVESTPKYFFLDISSLKSVTVKILLMTSSVASFGIYTPMFLMALNAAEQGSDVQELVLLQTFLGISMALGVVIAGALLRRCFVIRHFVINTKIVTQLFLSIVALAILFLSFVMGYTGLCILSWLYGIGLGGFQYSLKILALERIKLKHFSKAWGFIRGVESVPVLISVPLTSFLNDYSLKYGRAGYYICSAAAAISGIIIFFISEPQQQHQQQQQQLHHHYQQRNGHLATPTLMRHASARQHRPHLPMDYGYGEYPAPDLLSRSCISLNQMEPYLQANFCQRHMLQQQQQQQQQQQHSHLQQLACHNLDLQPHQGREAYQLGQGSIGAKMGKRLQRSLSFIQQHSNCCDGQMYCSWHSTYELGCHKSNKNPGSADRQPLICTCSSPNRNPVTYGTHGPTGPPGPTGPPGPPSSTRSRSVPEGLSTMSQQCNCRQGPATFAAPTREFIYVPHAYASLQRTPHRHSQGAGSGPGPGNSALRNNPQCRLKRSQSLCRPNAVQFVEQITTSV is encoded by the exons ATGGTCATCCAGTGCACATGTGATTGCAACTGCAGTGATAGTAGAGATAACCGGAGCGTTATATCCTGCCTGCTGCCGGGTCGCAGTCAGCCGTACAAGTTGGGATCCTCGTTCGGTGGCGATGATATGGAGCAGAGGATACCGTACTACCGCCGCCTATCGAATACCTCATCGGCGCTCTATGGCAGCTGTCCCCAGTTGTTGCCCAGCAGCAGTAGCACCAACAACCGTCATTCCTGGCTAAGAATCCCCAAGAATCCACAAGAGAATCCCTCAGAGAATCCATCAGAGAATCCGCGACAGTACTCGAGTCTGGTGAGGCCCAAACAACGCAGTCccgtgctgtgcaacaaatgTGCCCTGTGACGAAGATACAATCTCAGCTGTGAGCATCCCAAGCAAACTGCCGGGCATCCAGGAAGCGGGAACACCGACCAAACCGCCCAAACGAAACCAGACAAGGATTCGACGAACCAGCGATATCTGTGCTACGAGTGTCGTTTCAATAATCAACCGCTAGCCTGGTGGGTCTCATGTCCACGGCTCTCCTATTTACCCGCTGAGCAAACGAAAATGCAGTCCacgaccacgcccacacgTCACTGCCATGGAGGCGTTGGCACTCAAACCACTCTTCCCCAAACCACCAGCACACCACCCACCCTGCCCAGATTCCCGAGCAAACGGCATTGTGACAATTTCGGCAGCTATGCCACATTGCCCACCATTGAGCACCAGATGACCATGCCCATGATGCCCCACTGCAGTCGACACGGTGGgggtggcggtggtggggTTGTGGGCGTTGGCGGGCTGGGTGGTGCTGTCGGTTCTGGCATGCCGAGTGTAATGCCCGCCCCACCACCGCCCCGCTACGCGAACCCCAATATAAATGGCTGCTGTTATATGTACAATCCCATGCCACCCGCCCATCAGAGCCACCATCAGCATGACCACCATCATGCGCAGCAGCACCACCCGGTGGCCCAGCATCAGCACCACCCCCATCAGTACGGGCCGCAATACTGCCTCTGCGATAATTGGTACCATCAGCCACCGCcgacgcagcagcagcagcaccaccaccaacaaaGGGCCAAGAACCTGATGGCCAACGGCGGCTGCTATTTTG GCTACGAGGCGAATCATCATCCCAGCTTGCATGCCACGACCCCACATCCCAGCCACATAACCGACGAGGAGGATTCGGCATTCCCCGGACTGGCCGATCGAGAGTTCCACCTGCTGCACCGGAACATTCCGGCACTGCGACGAACCGGAGTGGATACCACACGCATCAGACAG TACTTTTATCCCGATGGCGGCTGGGGCTGGATCATCTGTGGAGTGTCCTTTCTGGTCCACATCCTGACCACCGGACTGCAGCTCAGCTACGGCCTTTTGTGGTTCTATGCCGTCCAGTATTTGCATAATACCAGTGGCATAG AACTGCTGGGCGCTTTGAGCTGGTCAGTTTCCATGGTGGCCACATCGTTTGTGGTGTCGCTGTGCCGTAAACGCTCCATCCGCCTCCTGTCCATCGTGGGCGGGCTGGTGATGCCCCTGGGCATATTGTTCACCTCATTTGCCACGGAATTTGGCCAGGTTGTTTTCAGTTATG GCATCGTCTTCGGAGTTGGGGTCGCCATGGTGCGGGAGGCATCAACCGTGATGCTGGGCAATTACTTTAAGCGGCGCCGTCAATTCGTCGAAATGGTGGCCATGTCCGGCGAGGGAGTTGGCATCGCTTTGTTCTCCGTCATTTTGAAGGAGGGCGTGGGCAAGGCCGGCTGGCGCCTAGGCCTACAGATTGTCGCTGCTTTGACGGCACTCAGCTTTTTCATGGGCCTAATGTACCGACCCGCCTCCCTCTATCATCCCCAGCGTCGGGCCATCCAGCATCTCAAAAATCAGCGCAAAAAG atGAGGGAGAAAAAGCCGATTCTCAGCCAGGATGTGGAGAGCACACCGAAGTACTTTTTTCTGGACATATCATCACTGAAATCGGTGACTGTTAAAATTTTACTCATGACCTCCAGCGTGGCCTCCTTTGGCATTTATACACCCATGTTCCTAATG gCACTCAATGCCGCCGAGCAGGGCTCTGATGTGCAAGAATTGGTTCTGTTGCAAACATTTCTGGGAATTTCCATGGCCCTGGGTGTGGTTATAGCTGGAGCTCTGCTGAGACGTTGTTTTGTGATCAGGCACTTTGTGATCAATACCAAGATTGTCACGCAG CTGTTCCTATCAATTGTGGCCTTGGCTATCCTCTTTCTATCCTTCGTCATGGGCTACACGGGCCTTTGTATACTAAGCTGGTTGTATGGCATTGGTCTGGGTGGCTTTCAATACTCCCTAAAGATTTTGGCACTCGAACGCATCAAGCTGAAACATTTCTCCAAGGCCTGGG GTTTCATTCGGGGGGTTGAGTCAGTTCCTGTGCTGATAAGCGTGCCACTTACCTCGTTTCTAAATGATTACTCCCTTAAATACGGAAGGGCGGGCTATTACATATGCTCCGCGGCGGCTGCCATCTCGggaattataatatttttcataagcgaaccgcagcagcagcatcagcaacagcagcagcagttgcaccATCATTATCAGCAGCGAAATGGTCATTTGGCGACTCCCACGCTGATGCGCCACGCCTCCGCCCGCCAGCATCGCCCACATTTGCCGATGGACTATGGATACGGGGAGTACCCCGCACCCGATCTCCTCAGTCGGAGCTGCATTAGTCTCAATCAAATGGAGCCCTATCTGCAGGCGAACTTCTGCCAAAGGCAcatgttgcagcagcagcaacaacagcagcagcagcagcaacattccCACCTGCAGCAGTTGGCCTGTCACAATCTAGATTTGCAGCCGCATCAG GGGCGTGAAGCCTACCAGTTGGGCCAGGGGAGCATTGGTGCCAAGATGGGCAAGCGGCTGCAGCGGAGTTTGTCCTTCATCCAACAGCACAGCAACTGCTGCGATGGCCAAATGTACTGCAGCTGGCACAGCACCTACGAACTGGGCTGTCACAAGAGCAACAA GAACCCGGGATCGGCGGACCGTCAGCCATTGATATGCACCTGCAGCAGTCCAAATAGGAATCCGGTCACCTATGGAACTCACGGACCAACCGGACCACCCGGACCAACCGGACCACCTGGCCCACCCAGTTCCACCCGCAGCCGCAGTGTTCCAGAGGGTTTATCCACGATGTCGCAGCAGTGTAACTGTCGTCAGGGTCCTGCCACTTTTGCGGCCCCCACGCGGGAGTTCATCTACGTGCCGCACGCCTATGCCTCCCTGCAAAGAACCCCCCATCGCCACAGCCAGGGTGCGGGTTCGGGTCCGGGGCCGGGAAACTCAGCATTGCGAAACAATCCACAATGCCGGCTGAAAAGATCCCAATCCCTATGCCGACCCAATGCCGTTCAGTTCGTGGAGCAAATCACCACGTCCGTGTAG